A region of the Lachancea thermotolerans CBS 6340 chromosome E complete sequence genome:
ATCGACTTTGACTACTTTTCTAGGCATTCAAGGCATGGGGGAGGCTTCATCGGCTTCGGAGACTACGGAGAGTAGAAAACCACGTGCAGCAGAATGGAGGACTTTGGTCGACCTCGGCACTCCGTTCCCCTCCCATCTCATCGGTTTATACTGGGCATTTTCGTCAACTGAGATATAAACTATTTTATAACGAATGAATATATGCTGTGACCTTGAAGGGTCGCAACACTTAATCTCGCAGTGAGCTCGGTGAAATGTCCTGGAATACCATTGAGTCAGATGCTGGTGTATTCACACAACTTATCCGTGATCTTGGTGTGTCAGGCGTTCAGTTTGCGGAGATTCCTATGCTGGACTCTCTGGAGGAGTTAGCACCATCGCTTTACGGCGTCATTTTCCTGTTTAAATATAACTCATCAGATTACGCCGGAAACGAGCCAGTGCAAGGAGCTTACGACTTCGATTACCCAGACTCGTTGTTTTTCGCTAATCAAACCATCCAAAACGCATGTGGAACCCTAGCGGTGCTGAATACCCTTCTTTCGCTATCCAATGACTTCCCAGAAGAGATCAGATTGGGTGATACGCTCTCTGAGTTTATTAGCTTCACGGCTGCATTCAAGGATCCTGTATTACGCGGTGAGAGTGTTTCGAATTCTGATCATATTCGTAATGTGCACAACTCGTTTTCCACTCCTGAGCCGTTTGTCCTCGATGAGAAAACCCCAGATGACGGACGTAAGGCTGCCGAGGTATTTCATTTCGTTAGTTTTGTAGAGCACGAAGGTGTTCTTTATGAACTGGACGGGCTTCGTCCAACACCTATAGTTCACCGCGAGTATAGTAATGACTCACGCGACAGGCTCACATTTGCCCAGAACATCATTTCCGTTCTCCAAAAAAGGATGCAATTATGCGTGAATTCCGGTGGGAAGTTTTCCGTCATAGCTATCCATAGGGATGCAATTGAACGCCTGGAAGACCTGCGTCAGCAAGGAGCTATTACTGACCAAGACTATCAACTTGAATGCAGCAGAGAACTACAAAAACGCGAGACCTGGGCAAAGGAGCTCTCAATGAGGCGACAAAATTTGTATGGTTTGATCTTCGAGCTTCTCAAACAGGTCAGCAGTTCGATGACCGACGAGGAATTCGCTGATCACATCAAAATAGCTCAAAAAACTACCTTGGAAAGACTCAAACGGCGCAATTGAACTCTTCGGCTACGAGCAAGTCCTTTTGAGATAATGTCTTAATAGAACTATTAAGAACTGCACTCGACGGCGCAACGCTTCTGCCAAAGAGTTTCGTCGGGCCCTATATAGGAACCGTGATTTATCTGGAGGCTTATTCGAGGGCCGGAGTCATCCATAAAGCTcgaagctttggaaaagttgTACCTTCCTGTTCGCTGCCTTCCCGGGAGGAAACAGCTTGAGAACAAAATGACACGTGCCCAAGTTGCAAAAGCGCGATCCTATCACATCTGCTTCGCCATTGAAACTTGGCACGTCCGGAAGCTAGACGTCGCACGCCTGTTGCAACACATATCCGACTTGTTAAAAGTTTCTGTTGGTTTAGTTAGCTTTTTTCCCTTTCAACAGTTAATATGTGTATTAAATAAAAGTTTTAATTAGACAGTGGAATTGTGTTGGCTACATATGTGTCTCTGTCTCTCtcgaagttgaaaagctacGCTAAAGCATCGTATCTTGCAAGGCGTTTCCTTTTCCTCTGTTTCGAAACAGGCTTCATCGCATTGACGTCCCTAGATGATCAGTCGTGGAAGATAATATGAAAAACTAATGGACGGAGCTCACCACATCCCATCGAAGAGGGAAGTTCAAATCAGCCCCAGCATGAAGGACCAGCACGGTTTGTCCCAAGTGTTCGACATAGATGATGTCAGAGAGAGGAGGATGAAAAAGGGAGGGAAAAAGTACAATCAAGTTCAACCTGTGGCATTAGGCCAAAGCAGGAAGATTCCTTCGAGCGAGAACAGAAAAGCTATGAgtgaaaaggaaaagacGGAGCTTCTGCAAAGGATAATTGGGGGCGGCTCCCAACAATTTCCTTCCGGAATGCGTGAGTTCATACTAGGATGTTTTCAATTAGCAGAGCAGCACAAATTCGACCAGAGTGCGCATATGCTGTTGGTCCAGCAGCTCAAAGACCTCATTAGCAAAGCGTATactgaaaaaaaagagtaCATCAATGACTGGTGGTCGCAGACAATTCCTTGTTTGACAAAAAGTAGAACCGAGCTCGTTTTAGCGTGCGACAAACCCTCACGGAAGCCTAGTGCTCCCGTTTCTAGTCCTCGTCAAAGCTCACTACCTCCTCCGCCTCCTCCTCCGCCTCCAAGCCAGGAAGCCGTCCGTGGAACCTTAAGAGTCCCACCGCCACCGCCTACTGTAGATATGGCGCGCAGGCAAAACTCAAACACAGTCGCCCCAGATCGGCTGGCTTCACGGTCAAGGGGTTCTACGGAGCTtgaaaggagaagaaaaaggatgGAAAGGTTTTCAAACGACAGCACAGGATCTAAAAAGTCGAAAGTTACATCTGATGAGAACTTTGCGAACTTGAATGCAATATCAACTAACTTCTACAAGTTTGATAAAAATAAGCCTGTAGTTGGCCGCTGCCAAACccttgaaaagaagtaCTTGAGGTTGACATCTGAACCTAACCCAGATCTCGTGCGTCCCCTGAACGTTCTTAAAAAGGCCTACGATtcgattttggaaaaacacACAAAAGGTGAAGCTTCCTACGCATACTTGTGTGACCAGTTTAAGTCGATGAGGCAGGATCTTCGGGTACAAATTATAGAAAACCAATTTGCGCTCAAAGTCTACCAGACCCATGCTCGTCTCGCTTTACAAAATAATGATATCGGGGAGTTTAACCAATGTCAGAGCCGGCTCGGGCAATTGTTTGAATTACCTAACCTGCCAAACTCGAACCTGGAGGAATTCGTCAGTTATAGAATTCTTTACTATTTGATGATGAATAACCAAAATTCGATAAACGAACTCAAGCTTAAGTACATGACTGCGGAAAACCTTGCTGTCTATAGGCATCCAATAGTGCGGCACGCTTTGAAAATGGCAAATTCGCTCTTGATGGACGACTACcacagctttttcaagctctacGCTGAAACTTCAGGTCCGACTAGGTGCCTGGTTGACACCTTTATAAGCAGAGAGCGACTGCGAGCACTTAACACAATTTCGAAGAGCTACAACCAAATACCGTTACCGTTTTtattcaaagagctgcagctgcagaGTTTCGATGAAGGAGTCGAATTTATAGAGCAGCTAGGCCTCTCTCAGTATGTCAGTTACAAAAACAAGGGCCAGGAAGGAGAGCTCGCGACTCTCAATACAAAGACTAGTAGGTTCTCGATCATTCAGCAATTTGAGAAATCCAAAAGAGTCGACATCAAGGGTCAAATCTAGATCAACCTGATATTTGTATTTACCGCATAATTAATTTAAATATCAATCCCACGAAGGCGCTAGACCTAAAAGCGAAAAGCTTAGCTTCATATTCTCGTCAGCATTATTCATGTACCACTCAACCCTCTCCCGGACAAGTggctcttccagcagatCTTGGGACGAGGACGTGCCCAAAAGGTTAGCGCCGTTTCTCCGGCCATCCATCTCGAAAATGTAATCCCCCGACTTGACATACGTGATAAAATGAAGGTTTACTTCGTCTTCTGCTTGTGGCACAGCGGTTTGGCCATATGACGAGTTCTTGTTGTACAGTTCGCTTATGGATACGATAAATTCGTCTGTTTTCTCGTCGGCAAACCTATTGTCGGGCCTAGGATTTGACGATAGAAAGTGGGAGATTTTGGAGTTCTCTTGCAGAGTATCTGGGTTATTCGCCAGAGAGTGCAGTAGAGCATACAATCCGCAAGCATTTTTAACCGTTTGTTTGAACCAAATTGGTGAGGCCTGTGAGGCACCTTCATTGCGAGTCGATGTATCCTTGGAAGACTCGTAAACATCGTTGATAGGAAACAACAAGACAATTGCTTTCATGGGGCGTGGTAAAAAGGCCATCAGGTCCGGCTCAGTCAGCGAGTAAATGTCATGAACTGCGTATTCTGGCGATAATCCCAACTCATGAGCGAATCTTGTGAAGACTTCTGGATTAGATTCCAGAGGCACTACTGAACGAGGCAAAGACATATAAGGATCTAGTATGTAAAGCAGTAACTTCTGGGGCTTCCCAGTTTATCCTTAACTTCTTTACCGTCTTAATTGACGATGGCTCAAAGttttaaaaaaaagccacgcgatgagctcgtTGAGTAAGCGCGTAATACATCCAAGATTCTATTGACCACACGCTCGCCGCTTCTGCAAAATGTCTCTCAACCGGCAACAAAGGGAGAAGTTTATGGCTTCGCATATATGCCACAAGTATAACCTCTTACATGTTCTTCCGGGCATTGGGCAATCCCAGCTTTCAGGGCTTTACCTCAAGAGCTTTTACAATGGAGTTAAGAGAAATCAGCTGCAGCTTCCGGAGCCCTTAGTCAATGGGAGCAAGTTCTGTGACAGCTGTGGTGTTGTCTACATAGCCGGTGTCAACCTTGATATGAAAGTTCAGGAAGCTGAGAATGATGGTGTTGGAGCCAAGTCGCTGGTATATACATGCCGTAACTGCGGCAAGCACAAACATTTCCAGATTTCAGTAAAAATTCGAGAACCAACGCCAAAGCCGGCTGAGGCATTCGTGGCTAAATGGCCAGCAAAAAAGGACGAGTCTAAAGTGAAAAAGCTTACGGGCAAAGAGAGAGCTAAGAAGCGTAAGCTAGACTCGCTGTCTAGCATGCTctcgagaaaaagagaagaagaggagagTAAGAAAAAACTATCGCTTAGCCTTGACGACTTTCTACAGAAATGAAACAAATCTTAATGCTAAATCATTGTGAGCTTGTGAGTTCGTTAAGAAAACGGGTGCCAAGTACAGGTATTGACCATACTTTGTTTATGTTAGGTTCAACAAATCAGTAAGGCTTTTGGCAGCTTTCGAGGAGGATGCCTTACCTGATTCAGAGGCTGTTGTTTTGCTTCCAACGCTTGAAGCAGAGCCCACGGAATTCGATTTTGGGATACTGCTGGCTGCGACGGGCTGGTCTTTTTGCAGCTTTGGGACGCCTGTTGAACCGCTGACGGTTTCTGGCGCGAAACTACTTGCGTATCCGTTAAATTGGCCCTGTTGATAAACGTCGTCGGTAGTGTCGCTGGAAGTGTTTTCTGAAACACTGATCTGTTCTGCTATTCTCGTGCACTGTCGAATCCATCTCCTTCGTCTATAGTCTCCCCTGGAGCCATCCAGACATGCATCGTAAACCCATTTTGCTTCAACGTCAATGTCCACGTAGTCTACAAACTCAGACGCAACCCACGATACCGGGTCAAGATCTTGAACCCACTTTGAACCTTTTGTCCACTCCCATTCTAATGGTGCCTTAACCTCCTCCAGCGTGTGTGAAGCGTCCTCAAGGCCTTTTTCAGATATCCTATAGTCCGAGAAAAGTGCATAATGATCTGTGGAGTAGCCAACCAAGCCCCACGTCTTAATACTCGTATctagtttttgaacttcaaaaatggaagCTTGCCGCAGTTCTCTTGGTTCACGATATTGAAAGTACTCGTTAACccttttttcaactttgCTGGATATCATTAAGGCTCGCAGTCTAGTCTCCTCAGAGTATattttgctcaaaaagTGGTCTCTATATCTCGGATGCAGCGCCAGGGCCAACGCCCATCCTGATATTATGAGGAGGGACTTTAAGGGAATGAACCGCGAGAGAGTGTCCATGAAAAGTGCGTTGAACCATGCAAGGACTAGTAGCGCCAGGAAAGCTGCGCTGGACGTGCTTTCATCGGTAAAGAATGCGAACCGTGCTAGAATGCCAttaacaaagtcaaaagCACTGACGTACAAGAGCATGTGGTTCTGAAGATCGGTAAGATTTAGTATGAATTCCTTGCTAAACTCTGGGACTGGCTTAGGAACTTCCGCCTTCACTAGAGGCGGGCCTGTGGCAGGTACTGGGTTCGATGCAAACACCAAACTGGAGTCAGGTTTGTGGATCTTAAGGTACTGGGGGACCATAACTCCAAAAAGGAGGTAAAAAATAGGAATACTGGTCAGGGTCGGCAGCGGCTTCATCACTGTGTAAGTGAAGAGTGAAAGCACCGAGAGTGTATACGCTGTGTTGGTCcagttgaaaattttgataaCCTCGTCTATCACTTGAAATGGCGGTCCGAGTCGAGAATTAAGCTGCACGAAATTTCGACTCATGATTGGTACAGATAGCCCAGGTCTGTTTCTGCTCGCCTCAACCCTGTGTTCTATGGTTTTCTTCGCCAGCTCCGAAGATGGCGGGAGTGCCATATATATTAGCTTTTCGACCAACTTGTCAGCTAAGTAGTTCTGGGATACACTTCCCACGCCGCCTTGCCCTTGAAGAGAACCAACACTGCCCTTCCTTTCATTACTCAAAGACGGCTTTGCGCCGTCTGCCGGGTCGTTGTGAGAGCTTCGCCTTCTTTTAGTGGCCGCGTCGTCCCAAAAAAAGCCAGCCACCGAATCCATTGGTCCAGTAAGTCCGTTCTTGTTCCCTGTGCCCTGATGTCTTCTTCACAAAGGTGTTTATAAAAGTACCTTAAACTTTTACATAAAGTCAATATCATGTTGAATCATATATGCACCAAAACATTAAAATTTAAAACTTCTTTAGCACGAAAAGTTCGACATCAGCGGCCGAATTGCAAGCTTGGCATGCAATTTgaatgcttgaaaaacgTTCCTGAGGATCTAGTGTCAAGCTTGTTGGTAAGCGATAGGACACCACACATAAATGTCACCGCGTGGGACGGAACAGTGTCGCTATACGATTATAATGCCAACGAACTCGTGGTTCGGATGAAACATACGGACCCGCTACTTTGTAGCGCATGGCTTGAACATGGTAGCAAGAAATATGCAGGCAGCGTTGCAGGAGAGGTCCTCGAAGTTGATATGGAGTCGGGGAAATTTCATTTGGTATCCGACGCAGCTGAGTTGGGAATCTCTGCTATGCGCTGTTCAGAAAATGATGTATTAGCTGGGTCTTGGGACGGTAGTCTACAAGCGCTTGACACGCGGTCTGGGAAAGCGTGGTTTACTGTAAGGCATGAAAATAGAAAGGTCCTAGCGCTTGATTGCGCGGGAAACACCGTTGTGGTCGCTACGACCGGCGGAAAGGTTACTATTTATGATCTGCGAAATATGCATAATCCAAAGTTGCAGGAATCAGGGCTCAAATTTCAAACACGCGATATTAAACTAATGCCGTCGGGTGGCGGCTATGTTCAGAGCTCCCTTGACGGCAGGGTCGCGGTAGAATATTTTGGGCAAGACTCTTCTCGATTTGCTTTCAGATGCCACCGCATGAACTTGTCTGACACGCAGTTTGTATTCCCCGTCAATGCGCTTTGCTTCAACCGTAGCGACGAATTGCTTTACACGGGAGGTTCGGATGGGAGAGTGTTTTCATGGAACCTGACGACACGCAAGAAGTCTGAAGAACTGCCAAAATTTGAAGACAGTGTGCTGAAACTCGGCTGTAACGACGACGTATTCTGCGTTGCAACAGGCGAcgactctttcaagacaCTGGCCACGATTCAAGACGCCGATGTCCAGCCAGGAAAAATTTATTATACAAAATTATGAACAcgcctgaagaagatctacttcttcaacctttttTGCTGTTTCTGGCTGCCTTTTTCCGCTGTTTGTTTGCGTTTCAAAACCATGTCCAATAACTGTTGATCCTCTATTACTTTCGATCTTTGCTCAAGCGAACTaaaacagttttggaaAGATTGAACCTCACTTTGGAGAACACATTCAGCCATTCTCCGTCTCAGGGAGTCGCCAGTCAAAGCAACATGATCGGGTGAAGGCTCTCTGAAGCTGTGACTAGGATAATCTTGCAATCTTGCGTCACTGGCAGTTTTCCATACTTGCAAGCATTTCTTTGTGATTTTCACCGAGTTCACTGTTTTAATGGCCCTCTTAATGATCCTTTGAAGATACCCAGACAATGTTTTCTCATCATACTGCTGGACATCAGGCAACTGCAGCGCTATCGTCAAGATTTGAACCAAAGTGGCGCACTCTGGCACGACTTGCCCATCCAAAAAGCAGTCGTAAGACTCCATGACCAAAGGTTCGCCCTCAAGTATGTCTTCCACAATATCGTTGTCATGGCTTAAAATTTCGACAAGTTTATCGATAAGCCTTCGGGGTGCTTCCAGACACACTTCAATCGCTTTGAGAAGAGTTTCTAGAGGCATTTCACCACAGTCGAACTTGGACCCAGACCATTCGACGTATCCATATCGGCGGAGGAGTTCAGAATTTGGATACTCGCCGTAATTGTTGTATATCTGCTCGCCGCTGGGTATGTCGGCTACCGCGACCATTATTAGTGCTTCAGGAGAGTACGTCAAGTTAGCATTGCATTTGTGCGTGTCTGAGTTCAGCATATCAGCCATCGGCACCATAGATTTAAAGTACCCGTCATTCCACACTGtgttcttttcttcttcttcttcttcatcacttTCCTCGACCTCCTCGTCGCTATCCTCGTAGTCAGGACGCTCCATGTCAAAAGAGTACGCCATGATAATAGACGCCACATGCATGAACTCTTCCCATGTAATATTGGTGAGCTCTGTGATTTTCAAGTCCTCGGCGCACTTCATGACGCGCGCATACATTTCCTCAGCACCTTCACGGTCAACTCTCTCGTACACCCCAGAGGGCTTCAGGTACTCAAGCTCCGCGCCTGTCCAATACATCAGACTGTTGAGCCTCGCGGGCTCGGGAAGCACCTCGAAATAAGGCCACCATTTGCTGTTTTGGTTCATCACCTTGAATTCATAGAGGATGGCAATAACTAGACCTTCCCAGTGACCGACCTCAGTGGTCAGTTTCTTGTAGACCTGTTTGTCGCGCATGCTGAGACTGAGGGTAGCCACATTTAATGCACTCCCGCGTGGCACCTCGAAGAGTTTTTCGCCTTTGATTATTTCTTGGGTGGCTACCATGTATCTACCTTGGTCACCATCGCGAGTGCCTAGCAGCTTGACTTTATCGGAGATCCACAGCTTAGCATCCTTGGACGCCCATCGAAGAAAATTATTAGTTTTGGTTTCAAACTCAGAAGTGTCCATCTTAAAAGCAAGTTATGGTGATGCTACGCTGAAATGCCTCCTCTTTACCCTCTACGCGCAACGCCTTAGCAAGCGATGAGTTCGGCTGTCGCTCGAAGTTCTCAAAACTCGACGATTTTTATTATTTCTCGTATAAAATGCGGCCTCTAAAAAAGCTTgcagttcaagaactttccaGAATCAAGGAACTGGTAGTGATGAGTATAAGAGCACGAGGAAATCAGCTGTGTGGAAACAAGGTACTTCAATCTTTATTTAGTTTCCGAAGATCAAATTGCAATAATAACTCCTGCTTTCACCTAATATAATAGGTTTTTTTATTGATTATTCCAAAATGTCTGCTGAAGAATTTAAGAAACAAGGTAATGCTGCGTTTGTAGCTAAAGATTACGAAAAGGCCTCGGAATTGTTCACAAAGGCAATCGAGGCATCTGAGGCGCCAAACCATGTCCTATACTCGAACAGATCTGCGTGTTTTACCTcgctcaagaagttcaatgaGGCACTAAACGACGCCAACGAGTGTGTTAAGATCAACCCTGCGTGGTCCAAAGGCTACAACAGAGTGGGCGCTGCGTACTTCGGCCTTGGTAAGCTGGATGAGGCAGAACAAGGCTACAAGAAGGCGCTGGAGATCGACACGTCGAACAAGGCCGCGCAGGACGGGCTTGAGCAGGTTCAGAAAGCTCAGAAGTCGCAGCAGCAACCAGATCTTGGATTCGGCCAGATGTTCAGCGACCCCAACATGATCGAAAAGCTTAAGAACAATCCAAAAACCGCTGAGCTCATGAAAGACCCACAGCTTGTTTCTAAGGTGCTGCAGTTCCAATCTAACCCACAGATGATGGGCCCAGAAATTCTACAAGACCCTCGCATGATGACAATCATGGCTGCTATGTTAGGTGTCGATTTGAGCATAGGTGGGGACTCAAACGGTCAGGAACCAGCTGCTCCATCCAAGGAAGCGCCAGCAACTAAAGAGACCGCCTCTGAGGCTGAAAGTGCTAAACCAGCGCCTGAGGCCAAGGCCGCACCCAGTGCTTCTTCCGCtgaagcttcttcctcggccACCGCTGATGCCGGGCCAATGGAAGTCGATGAACCACAACCTGAGCAGGACTCGAAGAAAAACGCTGACGCTGAAAAGGCTGAAGGTAACAAGTTCTACAAAGCCCGTAAGTTTGACGAAGCCATTGAGCACTACAACAAGGCCTGGGACCTGCACAAAGATGTTACATACCTGAATAACCGCAGTGCAGCAGAATATGAGAAGGGCGACTACGAGCAAGCCATCAAGACATT
Encoded here:
- a CDS encoding KLTH0E02024p (conserved hypothetical protein) — its product is MSWNTIESDAGVFTQLIRDLGVSGVQFAEIPMLDSLEELAPSLYGVIFLFKYNSSDYAGNEPVQGAYDFDYPDSLFFANQTIQNACGTLAVLNTLLSLSNDFPEEIRLGDTLSEFISFTAAFKDPVLRGESVSNSDHIRNVHNSFSTPEPFVLDEKTPDDGRKAAEVFHFVSFVEHEGVLYELDGLRPTPIVHREYSNDSRDRLTFAQNIISVLQKRMQLCVNSGGKFSVIAIHRDAIERLEDLRQQGAITDQDYQLECSRELQKRETWAKELSMRRQNLYGLIFELLKQVSSSMTDEEFADHIKIAQKTTLERLKRRN
- the THP3 gene encoding Thp3p (similar to uniprot|Q07109 Saccharomyces cerevisiae YPR045C Hypothetical ORF), yielding MDGAHHIPSKREVQISPSMKDQHGLSQVFDIDDVRERRMKKGGKKYNQVQPVALGQSRKIPSSENRKAMSEKEKTELLQRIIGGGSQQFPSGMREFILGCFQLAEQHKFDQSAHMLLVQQLKDLISKAYTEKKEYINDWWSQTIPCLTKSRTELVLACDKPSRKPSAPVSSPRQSSLPPPPPPPPPSQEAVRGTLRVPPPPPTVDMARRQNSNTVAPDRLASRSRGSTELERRRKRMERFSNDSTGSKKSKVTSDENFANLNAISTNFYKFDKNKPVVGRCQTLEKKYLRLTSEPNPDLVRPLNVLKKAYDSILEKHTKGEASYAYLCDQFKSMRQDLRVQIIENQFALKVYQTHARLALQNNDIGEFNQCQSRLGQLFELPNLPNSNLEEFVSYRILYYLMMNNQNSINELKLKYMTAENLAVYRHPIVRHALKMANSLLMDDYHSFFKLYAETSGPTRCLVDTFISRERLRALNTISKSYNQIPLPFLFKELQLQSFDEGVEFIEQLGLSQYVSYKNKGQEGELATLNTKTSRFSIIQQFEKSKRVDIKGQI
- the YUH1 gene encoding ubiquitin-specific protease YUH1 (similar to uniprot|P35127 Saccharomyces cerevisiae YJR099W YUH1 Ubiquitin C-terminal hydrolase that cleaves ubiquitin-protein fusions to generate monomeric ubiquitin hydrolyzes the peptide bond at the C-terminus of ubiquitin also the major processing enzyme for the ubiquitin-like protein Rub1p), giving the protein MSLPRSVVPLESNPEVFTRFAHELGLSPEYAVHDIYSLTEPDLMAFLPRPMKAIVLLFPINDVYESSKDTSTRNEGASQASPIWFKQTVKNACGLYALLHSLANNPDTLQENSKISHFLSSNPRPDNRFADEKTDEFIVSISELYNKNSSYGQTAVPQAEDEVNLHFITYVKSGDYIFEMDGRRNGANLLGTSSSQDLLEEPLVRERVEWYMNNADENMKLSFSLLGLAPSWD
- the SNM1 gene encoding Snm1p (similar to uniprot|P40993 Saccharomyces cerevisiae YDR478W SNM1 Subunit of RNase MRP, which cleaves pre-rRNA; not shared between Rnase MRP and nuclear Rnase P, in contrast to all other Rnase MRP protein subunits; binds to the NME1 RNA subunit of Rnase MRP), giving the protein MSLNRQQREKFMASHICHKYNLLHVLPGIGQSQLSGLYLKSFYNGVKRNQLQLPEPLVNGSKFCDSCGVVYIAGVNLDMKVQEAENDGVGAKSLVYTCRNCGKHKHFQISVKIREPTPKPAEAFVAKWPAKKDESKVKKLTGKERAKKRKLDSLSSMLSRKREEEESKKKLSLSLDDFLQK
- the PEX29 gene encoding Pex29p (similar to uniprot|Q03370 Saccharomyces cerevisiae YDR479C PEX29 Peroxisomal integral membrane protein, involved in regulation of peroxisome size and number; genetic interactions suggest that Pex28p and Pex29p act at steps upstream of those mediated by Pex30p, Pex31p, and Pex32p); translation: MDSVAGFFWDDAATKRRRSSHNDPADGAKPSLSNERKGSVGSLQGQGGVGSVSQNYLADKLVEKLIYMALPPSSELAKKTIEHRVEASRNRPGLSVPIMSRNFVQLNSRLGPPFQVIDEVIKIFNWTNTAYTLSVLSLFTYTVMKPLPTLTSIPIFYLLFGVMVPQYLKIHKPDSSLVFASNPVPATGPPLVKAEVPKPVPEFSKEFILNLTDLQNHMLLYVSAFDFVNGILARFAFFTDESTSSAAFLALLVLAWFNALFMDTLSRFIPLKSLLIISGWALALALHPRYRDHFLSKIYSEETRLRALMISSKVEKRVNEYFQYREPRELRQASIFEVQKLDTSIKTWGLVGYSTDHYALFSDYRISEKGLEDASHTLEEVKAPLEWEWTKGSKWVQDLDPVSWVASEFVDYVDIDVEAKWVYDACLDGSRGDYRRRRWIRQCTRIAEQISVSENTSSDTTDDVYQQGQFNGYASSFAPETVSGSTGVPKLQKDQPVAASSIPKSNSVGSASSVGSKTTASESGKASSSKAAKSLTDLLNLT
- the BUB3 gene encoding Bub3p (conserved hypothetical protein); amino-acid sequence: MLNHICTKTLKFKTSLARKVRHQRPNCKLGMQFECLKNVPEDLVSSLLVSDRTPHINVTAWDGTVSLYDYNANELVVRMKHTDPLLCSAWLEHGSKKYAGSVAGEVLEVDMESGKFHLVSDAAELGISAMRCSENDVLAGSWDGSLQALDTRSGKAWFTVRHENRKVLALDCAGNTVVVATTGGKVTIYDLRNMHNPKLQESGLKFQTRDIKLMPSGGGYVQSSLDGRVAVEYFGQDSSRFAFRCHRMNLSDTQFVFPVNALCFNRSDELLYTGGSDGRVFSWNLTTRKKSEELPKFEDSVLKLGCNDDVFCVATGDDSFKTLATIQDADVQPGKIYYTKL
- the RKM4 gene encoding ribosomal lysine N-methyltransferase (similar to uniprot|Q07015 Saccharomyces cerevisiae YDR257C SET7 Nuclear protein that contains a SET-domain which have been shown to mediate methyltransferase activity in other proteins): MDTSEFETKTNNFLRWASKDAKLWISDKVKLLGTRDGDQGRYMVATQEIIKGEKLFEVPRGSALNVATLSLSMRDKQVYKKLTTEVGHWEGLVIAILYEFKVMNQNSKWWPYFEVLPEPARLNSLMYWTGAELEYLKPSGVYERVDREGAEEMYARVMKCAEDLKITELTNITWEEFMHVASIIMAYSFDMERPDYEDSDEEVEESDEEEEEEKNTVWNDGYFKSMVPMADMLNSDTHKCNANLTYSPEALIMVAVADIPSGEQIYNNYGEYPNSELLRRYGYVEWSGSKFDCGEMPLETLLKAIEVCLEAPRRLIDKLVEILSHDNDIVEDILEGEPLVMESYDCFLDGQVVPECATLVQILTIALQLPDVQQYDEKTLSGYLQRIIKRAIKTVNSVKITKKCLQVWKTASDARLQDYPSHSFREPSPDHVALTGDSLRRRMAECVLQSEVQSFQNCFSSLEQRSKVIEDQQLLDMVLKRKQTAEKGSQKQQKRLKK
- the STI1 gene encoding Hsp90 cochaperone STI1 (highly similar to uniprot|P15705 Saccharomyces cerevisiae YOR027W STI1 Heat shock protein also induced by canavanine and entry into stationary phase), whose amino-acid sequence is MSAEEFKKQGNAAFVAKDYEKASELFTKAIEASEAPNHVLYSNRSACFTSLKKFNEALNDANECVKINPAWSKGYNRVGAAYFGLGKLDEAEQGYKKALEIDTSNKAAQDGLEQVQKAQKSQQQPDLGFGQMFSDPNMIEKLKNNPKTAELMKDPQLVSKVLQFQSNPQMMGPEILQDPRMMTIMAAMLGVDLSIGGDSNGQEPAAPSKEAPATKETASEAESAKPAPEAKAAPSASSAEASSSATADAGPMEVDEPQPEQDSKKNADAEKAEGNKFYKARKFDEAIEHYNKAWDLHKDVTYLNNRSAAEYEKGDYEQAIKTLTEAVEQGREMRADYKLISKSFARIGNAYLKLEDFKKAIEFYQKSLTEHRTPDILTKLRNCEKEQKVREAQAYIDPEKAEEARLQGKEYFTKGDWPNAVKAYTEMTKRAPEDARGYSNRAAALAKLMSFPEAIKDCDMAISKDPNFIRAYIRKATAQIAVREFASAIETLDAARAKDTELNNGANVREIDQLYIKASQQRFQPQDPNETPEQAYARALKDPEVASIMQDPVMQSILSQAQQNPAALQEHMKNPEVFNKIQTLIAAGIIRTR